The Desulfuromonadales bacterium DNA segment AATCTCGACGAGGGGCAGATCGCCGCGCTCCTGGAACGGAAGGGAGTGCTCGGCCTCACCTTTGCTCCCGAGATGCTCGTCCCGGCTGGAGGCGCCGACATCGAAGAGGTCTTTCGGCAGCTCGACTGGCTCGTGCAGCGCTGCGGCGATGGGGGCGTGGCGCTGGGCTCGGACCTGGGCGGATTCGACGGGGAATGCACGGGTCTGGAGGACCACGGCCGGCTCGGTCGCCTGGTCCGGCGTTTGGAGCGGGCGGGCTATCCGGAGGCGTCTGTGGCGAGAATCCTGGGGGGGAACTGGCGGCGGTTCTATGGCAGGTTGCTGGCCGCTCAAAGCTGATTAAAGTTTCTTTTGCCCGTTGCCCCCTGCTGCAAAAAATATTTTGTAAGGGCAAACCGCTGGATTTTTTACTCTGCCTGGGTGAGAATCCGGGGAAAACCCCAGCTGCTGCACGTAAGGGGAAAGTCCTGAGTTGGTAATGCCAGTCGCCTTCGAGAGGTAGCCCATTCATGCCCATGGATACCCATACCGTTCTGTTCGCCTTCGGGCTGACCCTGTTGGCTGGCCTGGCCACCGGCATAGGCAGTGCTCTGGCTTTTTTTACCCGTACCACCAATACCCGATTTTTATCTCTGGCCCTCGGCTTTTCGGCTGGGGTGATGATCTATGTTTCTTTTGTCGAGATATTGGTCAAGGCCAGGACGGAGTTGACGGCGGCCCTTGGGAATGGGCCCGGAACATGGGTGGCCGTGGGGGCTTTTTTCGGCGGCATCGCGCTTATCGCCCTCATCGATTGGTTCGTCCCCAAGTATGAGAACCCCCATGAACTCCATTCCATCGAGGAGATGGAGCAGGGGATGGCGAACCTTCCCCAGGACAAATCGCACGATTTTGGCAAGCTGCACCGCATGGGCCTGTTTACCGCTCTGGCCATCGGCATTCACAACTTCCCGGAAGGGCTTGCGACCTTTACTGCGGCCCTGACCGATCCCCATCTCGGCGTCGCCATCGCTACGGCCATCGCCATCCATAATATTCCCGAAGGTATCGCCGTATCCGTCCCCATCTATTTCGCCACCGGCAGCCGCCGGAAAGCATTCAAGTTCTCCTTCCTCTCGGGGGTGGCCGAGCCCATTGGCGCCCTGGTGGGATACCTCATCCTGCTGCCGTTTTTCACGCCCACAAT contains these protein-coding regions:
- the zupT gene encoding zinc transporter ZupT codes for the protein MPMDTHTVLFAFGLTLLAGLATGIGSALAFFTRTTNTRFLSLALGFSAGVMIYVSFVEILVKARTELTAALGNGPGTWVAVGAFFGGIALIALIDWFVPKYENPHELHSIEEMEQGMANLPQDKSHDFGKLHRMGLFTALAIGIHNFPEGLATFTAALTDPHLGVAIATAIAIHNIPEGIAVSVPIYFATGSRRKAFKFSFLSGVAEPIGALVGYLILLPFFTPTIFGILFAGVAGIMVFISFDELLPAAQEFGEHHLSIIGLIVGMAVMALSLLLFL